The Mycolicibacterium mageritense genome contains a region encoding:
- a CDS encoding winged helix-turn-helix transcriptional regulator: protein MLQGALADRDSWSAVGHCPIEKAMGVVGTKSAMLIMREAYYGTTRFEDFWRRVGVTKAAASTRLNDLVDAGLLERRPYQEPGQRSRDEYVLTQAGVDFMPVVWAMFEWGRNHLPTHSPLRLAHAGCGAQATVEIRCAEGHVVAPDELVVRVDRRGTSSPASAAPE from the coding sequence ATGCTGCAGGGTGCGTTGGCCGACCGGGACTCGTGGTCGGCCGTGGGACACTGCCCGATCGAGAAGGCCATGGGGGTCGTCGGCACCAAGTCGGCGATGCTGATCATGCGCGAGGCCTACTACGGCACCACGCGATTCGAGGACTTCTGGCGCCGGGTGGGGGTGACCAAGGCTGCCGCGTCGACCCGGCTCAACGACCTCGTCGACGCGGGCCTGCTCGAGCGCAGGCCCTATCAGGAGCCGGGCCAGCGTAGCCGCGACGAGTATGTGCTGACCCAGGCCGGCGTCGATTTCATGCCGGTCGTATGGGCGATGTTCGAGTGGGGCCGCAATCACCTGCCCACGCACTCGCCGCTGCGCCTCGCGCACGCCGGCTGCGGAGCCCAGGCGACGGTCGAGATCCGTTGTGCGGAAGGGCATGTCGTGGCGCCCGACGAGTTGGTGGTCAGGGTTGACCGGCGAGGAACCTCTTCACCAGCGTCCGCGGCGCCTGAGTGA
- a CDS encoding MmcQ/YjbR family DNA-binding protein, translating into MADWDDVARVAATMPETVETQPRTWRVRKKLVAWERPLRKTDLAALGDDAPDGDILGARVPDEGVKWALIADDPAVYFTTPHFDGYPAVLVRLAAIDVPELTELITESWLTQAPRTLVKRFLAGQP; encoded by the coding sequence ATGGCTGACTGGGATGACGTCGCCCGGGTCGCCGCGACGATGCCCGAGACCGTCGAGACCCAACCCCGGACGTGGCGCGTGCGCAAGAAGCTCGTGGCGTGGGAGCGGCCGCTGCGCAAGACCGATCTCGCGGCGCTCGGCGATGACGCCCCCGACGGCGACATACTCGGTGCGCGGGTGCCCGACGAAGGCGTGAAGTGGGCGTTGATCGCCGATGATCCGGCGGTCTACTTCACCACACCGCACTTCGACGGATATCCAGCGGTGCTGGTACGGCTGGCCGCTATCGACGTGCCTGAGCTGACCGAGCTGATCACCGAATCATGGCTCACTCAGGCGCCGCGGACGCTGGTGAAGAGGTTCCTCGCCGGTCAACCCTGA
- a CDS encoding thiolase family protein: protein MTGFAGRDAVIVGAVRTPVGKGKASGALHGVLPADLLAHSLRELVLRTGVDPAQIDDVIAGAVTQVGDQSVNIARNALLGAGFPESVPGTTVDRQCGSSQQAISFAAQGVLAGAYDIVIAAGVESMSRVPMGSSVLPGSDPFGLDMAARYPDGLVPQGISAELIAARWKLSRTQLDEFSAASHEKAARATKDGLFEAELAPIAGLSTDEIIRPGTSIETLAGLKPAFYSDAYAARFPQINWEITPGNSSPLSDGSAAVMITSTETAKKLGLTPLARIHTTTVVGSDPLYMLTGVIPATEKVLARAGLTLADIDLFEVNEAFAPVVLAWAADTGADLARTNVNGGAIAIGHPLGASGARIMTTMVNALHQRGGRYALQTMCEGGGMANATIIERLG, encoded by the coding sequence ATGACCGGATTCGCAGGTCGGGACGCAGTGATCGTGGGGGCCGTCCGCACCCCCGTCGGCAAGGGCAAGGCCAGCGGCGCACTGCACGGCGTGCTGCCCGCGGATCTGCTGGCGCACAGCCTGCGCGAGCTCGTGCTGCGCACGGGCGTAGATCCGGCGCAGATCGACGATGTCATCGCGGGCGCCGTCACGCAGGTCGGCGATCAATCCGTGAACATCGCCCGCAACGCACTGCTCGGCGCGGGGTTCCCCGAATCCGTGCCCGGCACAACGGTCGACCGCCAGTGCGGGAGTTCGCAGCAGGCAATCAGTTTCGCCGCCCAAGGCGTCCTCGCCGGCGCCTACGACATCGTCATCGCGGCCGGCGTGGAGTCGATGTCGCGGGTACCCATGGGCTCGTCGGTACTGCCCGGCAGTGACCCGTTCGGGCTCGACATGGCCGCGCGATATCCGGACGGCCTTGTGCCCCAGGGCATCAGCGCCGAACTGATTGCGGCCCGATGGAAGCTGTCACGCACCCAGCTCGACGAGTTCTCGGCGGCCAGCCACGAAAAGGCCGCGCGGGCCACCAAAGACGGGCTCTTCGAGGCCGAGCTGGCACCGATCGCCGGGTTGAGCACCGACGAGATCATCCGGCCCGGAACCTCGATCGAAACCCTGGCCGGTTTGAAACCCGCGTTCTACAGCGACGCGTACGCGGCGAGATTCCCGCAGATCAACTGGGAGATCACGCCCGGCAACTCGTCGCCGCTGTCCGACGGCAGCGCGGCCGTCATGATCACGAGCACTGAGACGGCCAAGAAGCTCGGACTCACGCCACTGGCCCGCATTCACACCACCACCGTCGTCGGCTCGGATCCGCTCTACATGCTGACCGGTGTCATCCCGGCCACCGAAAAGGTCTTGGCGCGTGCGGGTTTGACGCTCGCCGACATCGACCTGTTCGAGGTGAACGAGGCGTTCGCGCCCGTGGTGCTGGCCTGGGCCGCCGACACCGGGGCCGACCTGGCCCGGACGAACGTCAACGGCGGCGCGATCGCGATCGGGCACCCGTTGGGCGCCAGTGGCGCACGCATCATGACGACGATGGTCAACGCTCTGCACCAGCGCGGCGGCCGCTACGCCCTGCAGACCATGTGCGAGGGCGGCGGCATGGCCAACGCGACGATTATCGAGCGGCTCGGCTAG
- a CDS encoding nitroreductase family deazaflavin-dependent oxidoreductase produces the protein MTEIDKEKLYTDTAALDEFNRNVVEEFRANGGKVGGPFEGGDLLLLHTTGAKSGKPRLSPLAYLTVDGKMLIVGSYAGAPKDPAWVHNLRANPKVRIEVGTETYDATARELPDDERDATYPKVAELAPVFAEYQANTTRAIPLFELVRA, from the coding sequence ATGACCGAGATCGACAAAGAGAAGCTCTACACCGACACCGCGGCGCTCGATGAGTTCAACCGCAACGTGGTCGAGGAATTCCGCGCCAACGGCGGCAAGGTCGGCGGCCCGTTCGAAGGCGGCGATCTGCTGTTGCTGCACACGACCGGGGCCAAGTCGGGCAAGCCGCGACTCTCGCCGCTGGCGTACCTGACGGTCGACGGCAAGATGCTCATCGTCGGTTCGTACGCCGGCGCCCCGAAAGATCCGGCCTGGGTGCACAACCTGCGGGCCAACCCGAAGGTACGCATCGAGGTGGGTACCGAGACCTACGACGCGACGGCTCGCGAACTGCCCGACGACGAACGCGACGCGACGTACCCGAAAGTCGCCGAACTCGCACCGGTGTTCGCCGAATACCAGGCCAACACCACCCGGGCGATCCCGTTGTTCGAGCTCGTGCGGGCCTAG
- a CDS encoding oxidoreductase encodes MNSAIAVIGPGAIGSAVAAHLHTAGHQVAVYGRTPRESIEVRPDGAAPVIVPGPVRTDPTGISSPVEVVFLAVKDTQNAAAAQWLKRLCDANTVVCALQNGVEQVERVGRYCPTATVVPAAIWISAETTPQGWVRLRNPLRLVLPESPAAGTVAALFADGAVELDPDFTSAAWHKLLVNAVVGFMVLSGRRSGMFRRDDVAALARTYLAECLAVARADGAMLPDAVVDDIVGMLAQSPEDLTTSMLTDREAGRPLEWDIRNEVIRRKAARHGLDTPISDVVVPLLAAAGDGPG; translated from the coding sequence GTGAACTCCGCTATCGCCGTCATCGGTCCCGGCGCCATCGGTTCGGCCGTGGCGGCCCATCTGCACACCGCCGGACACCAGGTCGCGGTCTACGGCCGCACGCCGCGGGAGTCGATCGAGGTCAGGCCCGACGGCGCCGCGCCGGTGATCGTGCCAGGGCCGGTGCGCACCGATCCGACCGGGATATCCAGCCCGGTCGAGGTGGTGTTCCTGGCGGTCAAGGACACCCAGAACGCCGCGGCAGCACAGTGGCTCAAGCGCCTCTGCGACGCCAACACCGTGGTGTGTGCGCTGCAGAACGGCGTCGAGCAGGTCGAGCGCGTCGGTCGGTACTGCCCCACCGCCACTGTGGTGCCCGCCGCGATCTGGATCTCCGCCGAGACGACGCCGCAGGGCTGGGTGCGGCTGCGCAACCCACTGCGGCTGGTGTTGCCCGAGAGTCCCGCTGCCGGCACCGTGGCGGCGCTGTTCGCCGACGGCGCCGTCGAACTCGACCCGGACTTCACGAGCGCGGCCTGGCACAAGCTGCTGGTGAACGCCGTGGTCGGGTTCATGGTGCTCTCCGGCCGGCGCTCGGGCATGTTCCGCCGCGACGACGTCGCCGCGCTGGCCCGCACGTATCTGGCCGAGTGCCTTGCGGTCGCCCGGGCCGACGGCGCGATGCTGCCCGACGCCGTGGTGGATGACATCGTCGGCATGCTGGCGCAGTCTCCCGAAGATCTGACCACGTCGATGCTCACCGATCGGGAAGCCGGCCGTCCGCTCGAATGGGACATCCGCAACGAGGTCATCCGCCGCAAGGCCGCGCGGCACGGCCTTGACACGCCGATCAGCGACGTCGTGGTGCCCTTGTTGGCCGCAGCAGGCGACGGCCCGGGCTGA
- the aspS gene encoding aspartate--tRNA ligase gives MLRTHAAGSLRPADAGQTVTLAGWVARRRDHGGVIFIDLRDASGVSQVVFREGDVLAAAHRLRAEFCVAVTGVVEVRPEGNENPEIPTGQIEVNATSLTVLGESAPLPFQLDETAGEEARLKYRYLDLRREGPGNAIRLRSKVNAAARGVLAEHDFVEIETPTMTRSTPEGARDFLVPARLQPGSFYALPQSPQLFKQLLMVAGMERYYQIARCYRDEDFRADRQPEFTQLDMEMSFVEADDVIAISEEVLRAVWSTIGYDLPLPLPRISYAEAMRRFGSDKPDLRFGVELVECTEYFKDTTFRVFQAPYVGAVVMPGGASQPRRTLDGWQEFAKQRGHKGLAYVLVGEDGALGGPVAKNLTDAERDGLTAHVGANPGDCIFFAAGPAKGARALLGATRIEIAKRLDLIDPNAWAFTWVVDWPLFESTDEATASGDVAVGSGAWTAVHHAFTAPKPESEATFDTNPGAALADAYDIVCNGNEIGGGSIRIHRRDVQERVFAMMGIDHDEAQDKFGFLLDAFSFGAPPHGGIAFGWDRITALLAGVDSIREVIAFPKSGGGVDPLTDAPAPITEQQRKESGIDFKPEKKEKQEKAG, from the coding sequence GTGCTGCGCACTCATGCCGCCGGTTCGTTGCGGCCCGCCGATGCCGGTCAGACGGTGACCCTGGCGGGTTGGGTCGCGCGCCGCCGCGACCACGGTGGTGTGATCTTCATCGACCTGCGGGACGCGTCGGGTGTGTCGCAGGTCGTGTTCCGCGAAGGTGACGTGCTCGCCGCCGCGCACCGGTTGCGCGCCGAGTTCTGTGTCGCGGTCACCGGAGTCGTCGAGGTCCGGCCGGAGGGCAACGAGAACCCCGAGATCCCGACCGGGCAGATCGAGGTCAACGCGACCTCGCTGACCGTGTTGGGGGAGAGCGCACCGCTGCCGTTCCAGCTGGACGAGACCGCGGGTGAGGAAGCGCGCCTGAAGTACCGCTACCTCGACCTGCGCCGGGAGGGTCCGGGCAACGCGATTCGGTTGCGCTCCAAGGTCAATGCCGCCGCGCGTGGCGTGCTCGCCGAACACGACTTCGTGGAGATCGAGACGCCGACGATGACCCGGTCGACGCCCGAGGGGGCTCGCGACTTCCTGGTGCCCGCGCGGCTGCAACCCGGTTCGTTCTACGCCCTGCCGCAGAGCCCGCAGCTGTTCAAGCAGCTGCTCATGGTGGCGGGCATGGAGCGGTACTACCAGATCGCCCGCTGCTACCGCGACGAGGACTTCCGCGCCGACCGCCAGCCCGAGTTCACCCAGCTCGACATGGAGATGAGCTTCGTCGAGGCCGACGACGTGATCGCGATCTCCGAGGAAGTGTTGCGGGCCGTGTGGTCGACGATCGGCTACGACCTGCCGCTGCCGCTGCCGCGGATCAGCTATGCCGAGGCCATGCGCCGGTTCGGCTCCGATAAGCCCGATCTGCGGTTCGGCGTGGAACTCGTGGAATGCACCGAGTACTTCAAGGACACCACCTTCCGCGTGTTCCAGGCGCCGTACGTCGGCGCGGTCGTCATGCCGGGCGGGGCATCGCAGCCGCGCCGCACGCTCGACGGGTGGCAGGAGTTCGCCAAGCAGCGCGGCCACAAGGGCCTGGCCTACGTGCTCGTCGGCGAGGACGGCGCGCTGGGCGGCCCGGTGGCCAAGAACCTCACCGACGCCGAACGCGACGGCCTGACCGCACATGTCGGGGCGAACCCGGGTGACTGCATATTCTTCGCGGCCGGCCCGGCCAAGGGCGCGCGTGCGCTGCTCGGAGCCACCCGCATCGAGATCGCCAAGCGCCTCGACCTCATCGACCCCAACGCGTGGGCCTTCACGTGGGTGGTCGACTGGCCGCTGTTCGAGTCCACCGACGAGGCCACGGCCTCCGGCGACGTCGCGGTCGGATCGGGCGCATGGACCGCGGTGCACCACGCGTTCACCGCACCCAAGCCTGAGTCGGAGGCGACGTTCGACACCAACCCCGGCGCCGCGCTCGCCGACGCCTACGACATCGTCTGCAACGGCAACGAGATCGGTGGCGGGTCGATCCGTATCCACCGCCGCGACGTCCAGGAACGCGTGTTCGCGATGATGGGCATCGACCACGACGAGGCTCAGGACAAGTTCGGCTTCCTGCTGGACGCGTTCAGCTTCGGTGCGCCGCCCCACGGCGGCATCGCGTTCGGCTGGGACCGCATCACCGCGCTGCTGGCCGGCGTCGACTCGATCCGCGAGGTCATCGCGTTCCCCAAGTCGGGCGGCGGCGTCGACCCGCTGACCGACGCGCCCGCGCCGATCACCGAGCAGCAGCGCAAGGAATCGGGCATCGACTTCAAGCCCGAGAAGAAGGAAAAGCAGGAAAAGGCCGGCTGA